A region of Myxococcus stipitatus DSM 14675 DNA encodes the following proteins:
- a CDS encoding acyl-CoA dehydrogenase family protein, with protein sequence MPNPFTEEHEAFRKTVRAFVDKEMAPYGLEWDRAGIFPRELFKKCADLGFLGINHDPKYGGSGLDYWYVTAFCEELSHSRNAGVNMALLVQSQMATPIINEVGTDEQKREFLEPALKGERIAALGVSEPGCGSDVASIKTTARRDGDDYVINGSKMWITNGTRADFITLAVRTGSEGYGGISLVTFPTDVKGFSVSKKLDKVGNLSSDTAILYFEDCRIPARYVLGEENEGFYHIMTNFQGERLVGAITTVGGMERMMEDAIQYGNEREAFGRPLMKFQVWRHKFVEHLTAIEAAKRLTYHAVDIFDRKENAVKEISMAKLFAGDLAQRVAYDTQQFFGGMGYIEETPIARAWRDVRLITIGGGTSEVMKEILSKIYGF encoded by the coding sequence ATGCCGAACCCGTTCACGGAGGAGCACGAGGCGTTCCGCAAGACAGTGCGCGCCTTCGTCGACAAGGAGATGGCGCCGTACGGGCTGGAGTGGGACAGGGCGGGCATCTTTCCGCGGGAGTTGTTCAAGAAGTGCGCGGACCTGGGCTTCCTCGGCATCAACCACGACCCGAAGTACGGCGGCAGCGGGCTGGACTACTGGTACGTGACGGCGTTCTGCGAGGAGCTCAGCCATAGCCGCAACGCGGGCGTGAACATGGCGCTGCTGGTGCAGAGCCAGATGGCGACGCCCATCATCAACGAGGTAGGCACGGACGAGCAGAAGCGCGAGTTCCTGGAGCCTGCCCTCAAGGGCGAGCGCATTGCCGCGCTGGGCGTCAGTGAGCCGGGGTGTGGCTCGGACGTGGCGAGCATCAAGACGACGGCGCGCCGGGATGGCGACGACTACGTCATCAACGGCTCGAAGATGTGGATCACCAACGGCACGCGCGCCGACTTCATCACCCTGGCGGTGCGCACCGGGAGCGAGGGCTACGGTGGCATCTCGCTGGTGACGTTCCCCACGGACGTGAAGGGCTTCAGCGTCTCGAAGAAGCTCGACAAGGTGGGCAACCTGTCCTCGGACACGGCCATCCTCTACTTCGAGGACTGCCGCATCCCCGCCCGCTACGTGCTGGGCGAGGAGAACGAGGGCTTCTACCACATCATGACGAACTTCCAGGGTGAGCGCCTGGTGGGCGCCATCACCACGGTGGGCGGCATGGAGCGGATGATGGAGGACGCCATCCAGTACGGCAACGAGCGCGAGGCGTTCGGCCGGCCGCTGATGAAGTTCCAGGTCTGGCGCCACAAGTTCGTGGAGCACCTGACCGCCATCGAGGCGGCCAAGCGGCTGACGTACCACGCGGTGGACATCTTCGACCGCAAGGAGAACGCGGTGAAGGAGATCTCCATGGCGAAGCTGTTCGCCGGAGACCTGGCCCAGCGCGTGGCCTACGACACGCAGCAGTTCTTCGGAGGCATGGGCTACATCGAGGAGACGCCCATCGCGCGCGCGTGGCGCGACGTGCGCCTCATCACCATCGGCGGAGGAACGTCCGAGGTGATGAAGGAGATCCTCTCGAAGATCTACGGCTTCTGA